The following are from one region of the Capsicum annuum cultivar UCD-10X-F1 chromosome 1, UCD10Xv1.1, whole genome shotgun sequence genome:
- the LOC107841354 gene encoding heavy metal-associated isoprenylated plant protein 33, with amino-acid sequence MSKEEFLKIQTCVLKVNIHCDGCKQKVKKILQKIEGVYKTSIDSEQGKVTVSGNVDPATLIKKLAKSGKHAQVWGAPKAASNNNQQNQLNNQFKNMQLDGGGKGGGNNKGPGQGLVQKGGNNQSKGGGGGGGGAQMPNQQQMQQFQGLQDLKLPPQFKDLKLPPMGKDQNQKAVKFAALPADDYVTDDEDDEDDFDEDDDDDEFDEDEFDDEMDDIPMNKMKAMMGANPGGAQMKLPMMGGNGGGAQMKPMMGCNPGAQMKPMMGGNGGGGQMPNMMMNGLMNGQHPQLMKGGNGGNNGGNAGGNGKKGGGNGGGNIPVQINMGGNNGGKKGGGNGNGGNQNQGGGSAQKGGKNGGGQPNAGGGGQNKNGGGHPNMNGNGAKKGGGGNDGMQGMPNRMMAMSAGGNMGQLGNMTNPMGQMGQMGGPPAGQMGNPMGQMGNPMGNPMGQMSSVPAVQGLPAGAAMGGGGGNGGGYLQGAGPEVMAGNPYYHQQQQQMAAMMMQQQRANGNERFQPMMYARPPPAVNYMPPPYNPYYYGPPPPPSDNYSTFFSDENTNSCRVM; translated from the exons ATGAGtaaagaagagttcttgaagatCCAG ACTTGTGTCCTTAAAGTCAATATACACTGTGATGGGTGTAAGCAGAAAGTCAAGAAAATCTTGCAAAAGATTGAAG GGGTTTATAAGACAAGCATAGATTCAGAACAAGGAAAAGTGACCGTTTCTGGAAATGTAGACCCTGCTACATTGATCAAGAAACTAGCCAAGAGTGGGAAACATGCACAGGTTTGGGGTGCCCCCAAGGCGGCCTCTAACAACAACCAACAAAATCAGCTTAATAATCAGTTCAAGAACATGCAACTTGATGGTGGCGGTAAAGGAGGTGGCAATAACAAGGGACCAGGCCAAGGTCTAGTTCAGAAAGGTGGGAACAATCAGTCAAAAGGTGGAGGTGGCGGTGGAGGAGGAGCTCAAATGCCAAACCAGCAGCAAATGCAGCAGTTTCAGGGGTTACAAGATCTGAAGCTGCCCCCACAATTCAAGGACCTGAAACTTCCCCCTATGGGCAAAGATCAGAACCAAAAGGCTGTCAAGTTTGCTGCTTTGCCTGCGGATGACTATGTGACCGACGATgaggatgatgaagatgattttgatgaggatgatgatgatgatgaatttgaTGAGGATGAGTTTGACGATGAAATGGATGATATCCCTATGAATAAGATGAAGGCTATGATGGGCGCTAATCCTGGCGGTGCTCAGATGAAGCTGCCTATGATGGGTGGTAATGGAGGAGGAGCTCAAATGAAGCCGATGATGGGTTGTAATCCTGGAGCTCAGATGAAGCCAATGATGGGTGGTAATGGAGGAGGAGGTCAGATGCCTAATATGATGATGAATGGTCTTATGAATGGGCAGCACCCTCAGCTTATGAAGGGTGGAAACGGAGGTAACAATGGTGGCAATGCCGGTGGTAATGGGAAAAAAGGTGGTGGTAATGGTGGTGGAAACATCCCTGTACAGATTAACATGGGTGGAAATAATGGTGGTAAGAAAGGTGGCGGTAATGGAAATGGGGGAAATCAAAATCAAGGCGGAGGATCCGCTCAAAAGGGTGGCAAGAATGGTGGAGGGCAGCCAAATGCCGGTGGCGGTGGCCAGAACAAGAATGGTGGTGGCCATCCTAACATGAATGGTAATGGGGCCAAGAAAGGAGGTGGAGGAAATGATGGGATGCAAGGCATGCCAAACAGGATGATGGCTATGAGTGCAGGTGGAAACATGGGCCAGTTGGGGAACATGACTAATCCAATGGGCCAGATGGGCCAAATGGGTGGTCCTCCAGCAGGGCAAATGGGTAATCCGATGGGCCAAATGGGCAATCCGATGGGCAACCCTATGGGCCAGATGAGCAGTGTTCCGGCAGTCCAAGGCCTACCGGCAGGGGCGGCAatgggtggtggtggtggtaatggtGGTGGCTACCTCCAAGGAGCTGGTCCTGAGGTTATGGCTGGCAATCCTTACTACCACCAGCAGCAGCAACAAATGGCAGCTATGATGATGCAGCAGCAGCGTGCCAATGGGAACGAAAGGTTTCAACCAATGATGTACGCTCGGCCACCACCAGCTGTGAATTACATGCCACCGCCTTACAACCCGTATTACTACGGTCCTCCACCACCGCCAAGTGATAACTACAGCACCTTCTTCAGTGATGAAAACACCAACAGCTGCAGGGTCATGTGA